The segment CGCCACGGTCTCGTGGCCGGCGATGACCATCGTGACGAGCTCGTCGCGGATCTCACCGTCGCCCATGCCGCTGTCGAGCAGCAGCCCGAGGAGGTCGTCGCCATGATGCGGCGTCCCGCCGGCGCGGGCGTTGCGGGCCCGCCGCTCGGCGATGATCGCGGCGGCGCCGGCGTCGAGGCGGCGCCGCGCGGAGCGCAGCCGGAGGTTGGTCCGGGTCGGGGTCCACTCGGCGCGGGGGAGGATCGAGCGGCCGAGCCGCACCACCAGGTCGGCGGCCTCGCTCGTCGCCGCGAGCAGGTCGTGGGCCTGGTCGGAGAGGTCGGTGCTGAAGAGCGCGCGGCCGACCGCGTCGAGGCCGATGGTGTGGGTCAGGGCCGCCATGTCGACGACGGCTCCGTCCGCGACCGCGTCGGCGTGCGGTCCGCCCAGTCGTGCCGCGATCGCGGTGCGGGCGGCCGCGGCCACCTCGTCGCCCACCGCCTCCAGGCGCTGGTGGTGGAAGGCCGGGGCGGCGAGCCGCCGGTGGTCGATCCAGCTGGGCTCGGCCGAGGCGAGCAGGCCGGGACCGGTGACGCGCGCCAGGGCGGCGTACTGGACGGTGTCCTTGCCCCAGCTTCGCGCCGAGGTCTGGAGCACGTGCCTGACGTCGGCCGGGTCGTTGAGCAGCAGCGCCGGTGCGCCGGGCACCGGGAAGGAGACGGTGTCGCCGTAGTGCTGGGACACCTCGTCGAGGAACGTCAGCGGGTCGGCGCGGATCGAGCGGAAGGCCCGGGCCATGTCCCACGACGTCGGTCCCGGCACGCCGACGTCGGTCGGCTGCATCGCCTGCAGGCGGGTCGCGACGCTCATCCCAGCGCCCGATCGCTGGACCGGTCGTCGGTCCTGTCGCGTCGGCGGCCCAGCCACGTCCACACGATGCAGCTCCACAGCACCAGCCCGAAGCCGAACATCAGGTCCTCGACCGGTGCGTAGAACAGGCGGCCGTCACCCAGGACAGTGATCTGCCCGCTGCCGATGATGGCGTCACCGGAGTAGCGCACGATGCCGCGGCCGGTCAGCCAGCCGTTGGTGAGGAGCTGGAAGAACACGATGATCGCGTAGGCGGACCACCAGTCGCGGGTCGAGGTCAGTCGCGTGCGGACGACCCAGCGGTCCAGCACGACGGCCAGCGGCACGCAGAGGAGGGCGATGGCGGTGTAGGTCACGTGCGGCTCACCTCGCCTTCTCGCGGGACCGCGGAGCCCCGGGTCGTACGCCGCGCCGGGCCGCGCGCACCCCCTCGAGCGTCAGCACCGACACGACCGGGATGACCACGAAGAAGCCGATCTCCTCGAGCGGCAGGCCCGCGATGCGCCACGGCAGCGTCTGGTCCTCGTCGAACCACCAGTGCCCGACGTGCGTGGCCCAGAGGTCCCACAACAGGAACGGCGTCCCGGCGAGGCCGATGGTGAGGAGCAGGCGCCCCGGCTGCTTCAGCACCTGCAGCCGGAAGGCGGGCACAAGAGGCAGCGTCCCGGCGAGGCAGAACGCCAGCATGGCGACGTACGCCCAGTGGGGAAGGCTCATGGGGCGCTCATGCCTGCACCGGCAGGCTGGAGCGGTCGCCGCTGAGGCGCTTGAGCACGAGCTCGGCGCTGATCAGGCACATCGGCAGGCCGACGCCGGGCACGGTGCTCGCGCCGGCGTAGAGCAGGCCGTCGACCTTGGCGGAGACGTTGCCCGGGCGCAGGAAGGCGCTCTGGCGAAGGGTGTGCTCCAGCCCGAGGGCTCCGCCGCGCCACGCGTGGTAGCGGGTGGCGAAGTCCTCGGGGCCGACCGTGTGGCGCACCCTGATCCGCTCGCGCAGGTCGGGGACGCCCGCCCAGGAAGCGATCTGGTCGATGGCCGCGTCGGCCGTGCGCTCGACGGTCTCGGACCCTGCGCCCTCGTCGCCGCCGCTGCCGATGGCCGTGTCGGCGGGCACGGGGACGAGCACGAACAGGTTCTCGCACCCCTCCGGGGCGACGGTGGGGTCGGTCTCGGAGGGCTTGCAGACATAGATCGAGGCGGGGTCGGGCACCCGTGCATCCTTGCCGAAGATGTCGCCGAAGTTCTGCCCCCAGTCGCGGGTGAAGAACAACGAGTGGTGCGGCAGCTGCGGCAGCCGCCCCTCGACGCCCAGCATCGCGAGCACCGCACCGGGGCCGGGGGAGCGGTCGCGCCATGCCGGCTCGGGGTGCGTCTGCAGCCCCGCGGGCAGCAGCGCCGTCTCGAGGTGGTGCAGGTCGGCGGCTCCGACGACGACGTCGGCGTCGACGGTGCGCGGGCCGTCCGGTGTCTCGTGCTCGACGCCGGTGACGACGGGTCGTCCACCTGCGGCGTCGGAGGTGAGGATCCGGGTGACGGCCGCGCCGGTGTGCAGGCGCGCGCCGTGCTTCTCCGCGAGGTCGGCGATGACCCGGATCAGCCGGGTGAACCCGCCCTGGGGGTAGAGCACGCGGTCGCCGAGGTCGAGCCGGCTCATCAGGTGGTACAGGCTCGGCGTGCGGCTGGGGGAGGAGCCTAGGAAGACCGCGGGGTAGCCGAGCACCTGGCGCAGCCTGTTGTCGGTGAACGACCCGGCGACGTGGCTCTCCAGCGACCGCGTCAGCAGGCGGCCGAGGGCAGGCGTCCGGCGTACGACGTCGGGGTGCACGAAGGCCGTCGGTGAGTCGAAGCTCGTGTAGAGGAACCGGCGCAGGGCCATGTCGTAGGTGTCCTCCGCGGAGCGGAGGTAGGCGTCGAAGCGGTCACCCGCCCCCGGCTCGAGCCGCTCGAACAGCGCCCGGTTGTGGGCGCGGTCGGGTCGCAGGTCCACCGGCTCGGGGTGGCCCTCGAAGAAGACGCGGTAGCTCGGGTCGAGCACGGTCAGGTCGAGCTCGGCCTCGGCGGTGGTGCCGAGGAGCGAGAAGAAGTGCTCGAAGACCTCGGGCATGAGGTACCACGAGGCGCCGGTGTCGAACCGGTAGCCGCCGCGCTCGACGCTGCCGACGCGACCGCCGAGGTCGTCGTTCTTCTCCAGCAGGTCCACCGAGTGGCCCCGCGAGGCGAGGAGCGCCGCGGTGGCCAGGCCGGCGATGCCGCCACCGACGACGACCACGCGCCGCGGGGAACCGTCACCGGCGCTGCGGGGCGTCGGGGTGAACCGGCTGAGTCGTTCGGGCAGGCGCAGCGTCACGAGCGTCCTCCGCGCAGCGAGCTCGCGGCGAGGCGCAGCTTGACCGGCGTCGGCACGCGGACGCGGGTGTGGCGGATCTCCTCCGCCGAGGCGGCCCGCAGCCGCTGGGCCAGCTCGGCGAAGGTCGCGTGGGCCGCCCGGACCGCGCGGCGGCTGCTCGGGGGCAGGTCGGGCACGACCGCCGCGGCAGCCCGCAGGTCCTCGTCGACGTCGTCGAGGATGCGGTCCCGGTCGGCCTCGCAGAACCGCTCGACGTCCAGTCCGGGGAAGTAGTCGCGGCGCAGCAGGTCGTGGTCGTCGGTCAGGTCGCGCACGAAGTTGAGCTTCTGGAAGGCCGCTCCCAGGCTCCGTGCGCCGGCGGCGAGCCGCTCGTACTGCGCCTCCTGGTCGGACGGGGCGTCGGGCGCGGCCAGGAAGGCGCGCAGGCACATCAGCCCGACGACCTCGGCCGAGCCGTAGACGTAGCGCTCGAAGCTCGCCTGGGTGTGGGTCCGGGTGTCGAGGTCGGTGCGCATCGAGGTGAAGAACGGCGAGACGATCCCGGGCTCGATCCCCACGGCGATGGCGGTGCGCGCAAAGGCGTGCACCACCAGGTTGCCGCTGTAGCCGGTGCGCATCGCGTGCGCGACGTCACCCTCGAGCCAGTCGAGCATGGTGGCGCGCGCGGACCGGTCGAGGGTCGGGTCGGGGTTGTCGACGATCTCGTCGGCGACGCGCACGAGCGCGTAGATGTTGCGGACCTGGGTGCGCACCGGCTCGCCCAGCAGCCGCGAGGCCAGGCCGAACGAGCTGGAGTACTCGCGGATCACCACGGCCGAGCTCGCCTCCGACACCGAGTCGTAGAGGCTGCGGGGCGCGCCGCGGCCCACGAAGAGCGTCATGCCGCGACCTCGCTGCCGTCGGCCGGCAAGGCTGGTCGGACGGCCACGCCGTCGATCAGGTCGGCCGGGACGCCCAGGCCGTCGAGCACGGCGCGCGCCTGGTCGAGGTGCTGCTCGGCGAGGTCCTCCACGAAGCGGCGCGAGCCGGAGGCCACGAGGAGCCCCCGGGCCTCGTCGAGCTCGGCGTCGCTGAGCTCGCGGCCGACATAGGCACTGATCTGCGGCCACGCCGACGTCGTCCGGGCGTGGACCAGGAGCGGCGTCTGCTTGCGGGTGCGCAGGTCGCAGGTGGCGCTCTTGCCGGAGCGGGCCGGGTCGCCGAAGACGCCGATCAGGTCGTCGGCGAGCTGGAACGCGATCCCCATCGCCCGGCCGACGTCACCGAGCCGGCTGGTCGTCTCCTCGTCGGCGCCGGCCAGCACCGCACCCGCCTGCAGGGGGAGGGCGAAGGAGTAGGCGCTGGTCTTCTGCGCCTCCATCTCCAGGCTCTGGGCGAGGGTGGCGGGGGCGAGGTCGAGCGAGTGGCGGACGTCGGCGAGCTCGCCCGAGGCCGTCCGGTGCAGCGCGGTGTCGAAGAGGTCGAGCAGCCGCGCGACGACCGGGGCCGGGGCACCGCTCAGCGCGACCGTGCGCACCGCGGCCGCGAGGGCCAGGTCGCCGGCCAGGATCGCGGCGGTGAGCCCGTAGCCGGCGGCCACCTCGGGGTCGGCCCCGTCGACGCCGGCGAGGGCGCGGAAGGTGCCGCTGACGTTGGGCCGCCCGCGCCGCACGTGGTCGCCGTCGATGACGTCGTCGTGGATGACGAACGCGGTGTGGAGCAGCTCGACCGCCGCGCCGACCTCGGCCGCAGCGTCGGACGCGCCTCCGCCCAGCGCGTCGTGGGTGGCGACCACCAGAGCCGGCCGGAACCGTTTGCCGCCCTCGGTGGCGGCGCAGAGCGCCTCCCACAGGAGCGCGTGGTGGGCGTCGATCGCGGCCGCGCGTCGGCGACCGCCGTCGAGGACCCGTGCCAGTGCCGCATCCGTGCCGGTGCCGATCATCTGTGCCTCCCGCAGCTCGACCGTTCCTTGGTTGCCAAACCTATGCAACACTTCCAACTAAATCTAGGCACGGTGCGAAGGAGTGGACAAGGTTTGGACAACCATTTGGACACCCATGGTCGCGCCTCCCTCACCATCGGCGACCTGGCCCACAGGACCGGAGTACCCATTTCGACGCTCCGCAGCTGGGAGAGGCGCTACGGGTTTCCGCAGCCGCACCGTCAGCCCGGGGGTCACCGCCGCTACAGCGAGGCCGACGTCGAGGCGGTCCTGGACGTGCTGGCGCGCCGGCGCGGGGGCCTCTCGCTGGCCGCCGCCGTCCACCGCGCGGAGGTCCCGCAGGCCCGGACGGGGTCCGTCTTCGCCGACCTGCGGCGCCAGTACCCGTTGCTCCGGCCGCAGGTGCTGTCGCGACGCACGCTGGTGTCGATGAGCCATGCGATCGAGGACGAGTGCGCGGCGCGCGCCGCCGACCCGGTCCTCTTCGGGGGGTTCCAGCGCGAGCGGTTCCTGCGTGCGTCGTACGACCGCTGGCGCGAGCTCGCCCGCACGGCGCGGTCCGCTGTCGTCCTCGCCGACTTCCCCCACGGGGCGGCCCCCGCCCCGCCGACGCGTGGGGTCCCGGTGGAGGTCGCCCTGCCGCCTGAGTCGCCGCTCAACCGCGAGTGGCTGGTCGTGTGCGACGCAGCCGACCTGCCGGCGTGCCTGGTGGCGGTCGAGCGCCCGGGCCAGGGCGCCGAGGGGACGCGCGAGCGCACGTTCGAGGCGGTCTGGTCGGTCGACCCGCAGGTGGTCCGTGACGCCAGCCGGATCGCCGGGGCGCTGGCCGACGAGCTGCGGCCCGGCTGGCGCGACGCCGACCTCCCCGACCAGCCGGATCCGCCGGGTGCGTCGGAGGACCTCTACCGGGCCACGCTGCTCTTCGACCGGATGGTCGCCTACATCGACGCGGCCCGCTGACGGGACACCGGTTAGGGTCACCTAACCTGTGCGGGTGCCCGAGCCCTCCGACCCCGACGCCGTCCAGCCGCTGAGAGCCCTCTGGCGCCGCTACGGGGCCTACCGCGCCAGGTTCGTCGGCGCCGTCACCGCCTCGACGGTCAACAAGGTGGCCGACGTCGTCCCCGAGCTCCTCATCGGCGCGGCCGTCGACGTCGTGGTGCGCGGCGACGCGTCCTTCGTCGGCGAGGTGCTCGGCGTCGAGTCGCGCTTCGCCCAGCTCGGCTGGCTGGCCGTGATCAACGCCGTGGTCTGGCTCGTCGAGTCGGTGAGCGAGTACGTCGCCAGCGTCCTGTGGCGCGGCCTCGCCCAGGGTGTCGAGCACGACCTGCGCGTGGAGGCGTACGACCACGTCCAGCACCTCGACCTCGGGTGGCACGAGAGCCGCCCGGCGGGCTCGACGCTCGCCACCCTCAACGACGACGTCAACCAGCTCGAGCGCTTCCTCGACGTCGGCGCGCCGGCGATCCTGCAGACCGCGCTCAACGTGCTGCTCGTGGGGGCCGTCTTCGCGGCCGCGTCGGGCCAGCTCCTGCTCTTCGCCTTCCTGCCGATCCCGCTGATCGTCATCGGGTCGCTCGTCTTCCAGCGTCGCCTCGAGCCGCTCTACGACCGGGTCCGCGCCGCCGTCGCCGACCTCTCCAGCACGCTCTCGTCCAACATCTCCGGCATCGCCACCATCAAGGCGTTCACCGCCGAGGACCGCGAGCGCGACCGCGTGTCGGCCGTCTCCCTGGCCTACCGGAGGGCCAACACCGACGCGATCCGCTCCTCGGCCGCGTTCGTGCCGCTGGTCCGGATGGCGATCCTGGCCGGTTTCACCTGCACGCTGCTGCTCGGCGGCTGGGCGACGCTGCGCGGCGACCTCGAGGTCGGCCTCTACTCCGTGCTGGTCTTCATGACACAGCGCCTGCTCTGGCCGCTGACCGAGGTTGCCGAGGTCCTCGACCTCTACCAGCGCGGCCGCGCGTCGGCGGCCCGCATCCTTGGCCTGCTCCAGGTGCCGGTGACGGTGCCGGCCGGCGCCACGGCCCTCGAGCGCCCCGTCGCCGGCCGCGTCGAGCTGCGCGGCGTACGGGCCGGGTACGCCGACGGGCCCGACGTCCTGCACGGCATCGACCTCCTCGTCCCCGCGGGCGAGACCCACGCGATCGTGGGCTCCACCGGTTCGGGGAAGTCGTCGCTGCTGCGTCTGGTGCTGCGCTTCGACGACCCCCGGGAGGGTTCAGTCCTCTTCGACGGGCAGGACGTGCGCGGCCTGGACTGGGACTCGCTGCGCGGCTCGCTCGGCTATGTCGCCCAGGACGTCTTCATGTTCGCCGGCTCCGTGGCCGACAACATCGCGTACGGCCGTCCGGACGCCACCCGCGAGCAGGTCCGGGAGGCCGCCGAGGCGGCCGCCGCGCTCGACTTCATCGAGGCGATGCCCGACGGCCTGGACACCTGGGTGGGCGAGCGGGGCGTGACGCTGTCCGGTGGTCAGCGGCAGCGGCTCGCCCTGGCCCGCGCGCTCCTGCGCGACCCGGCGGTGCTGGTGCTCGACGAGGCGACCAGCGCCGTCGACAACGAGACGGAGGCCGCGATCCAGCGCTCGCTGCGCCGTGCCACGGCCCAGCGCACGGCGATCGTCGTGGCCCACCGCCTCTCGACCGTGCGGCACGCCCACCGGATCTGGGTCCTCGACGCGGGCCGGGTCGTCGAGTCCGGGACGCACGACGAGCTGATCGACCGGGGCGGCTCCTACGCGGCCCTGTGGCGGGTCCAGACCGGCCAGGCACAGGAGCAGGACCCGGTCGCCGGGTGAGGCGACCGGGTCCTGCTCGGTGCGGGTCGTTCGCGGGGGTCAGACCGTGACCGGCTCCAGCTGCGGTGCGACCTCGGCCCGGTCGGTCTGCCGCGCGTGCCGCATCCCGAGCAGGGCGAGGGCCAGAAGGACGAACGCCCCGACGAAGGCGGCGATCGCTGCGAAGCCGGCGATGGTGCCGATGGTGGCGAAGGCGTAGCCGTAGAGGAGCAGGCCGCGCAGCGTGTTGCCCATGAAGAGCGTCTGGCGGAGGCCGGCCAGCGCCTGGCCCTCCTCGCTCGCCTTGGCCTCGTCGTCGAGGGCGAGGAACTCGCCGCTGACCTGCTGGTAGGTGCGACCGTCGCTGGCGGCGTTCATGTGCGCGAGGATGTAGTGGTCGGCGTAGGCCTTGGCCTCCGGGCCGGTGTCGAGGGCGCTGCCGGCGTACTTCTCGAGGGCGCTCACGTCCTCGTCGGCCAGGCCGCCCAGCGCGTCGCCCTCCGGCATCGTGATGTCCTGCATGACCAGCTGGTCGTGGACCTGGTCGCCGATGAACGAGTTGGCCCACGTCAGGAGACCGCCGGCGATGAGCAGGACCGCGGCGACGGCCACTCCAGTCCAGGAGACCAGCTTGTCGAGAAACGCGCGCATGATGTGCCTTCCGTCAGGGCGGTCACCGGGTCGTTCCCGCCTCGTCTCCGACGCTAGGGAGACCGCAGGTCCGCCGGACAGGGCGAAGGCACCCCACTCGGGAGGACCAAGGTCCCGAGCTGGTCGTCCCTCACTCGTCCCTAGGGTGGGCGCATGGCGATCCGTGCGGTGGTCCTCGACATCGGGGGAGTGCTGGAGGTCGTCGACGACGACGTCTTCCCCGCGCCCGCCGAGCGCCGCCTCGGCCTCGCGCCGGGCTCGATCGCCGGCGGTCTCGCCGGGCTGCCGGGCGACGCGGTGGTCGGGGAGGTGACCGAGCACCAGGTCCGTGCGGAGTGGCAGCGCGCGTTCGGTCTGGACGACCGGCAGGTCGCCGCGCTGCTGGACGACTTCTGGCGCTGGTACGTCGGGACGCTGGACCGCGAGCTGTTCGACTGGTTCGCCGGTCAACGCCCGGCGCGGCTCACCGCGATCCTGTCGAACTCCGGTCCCGGCGCGCGGGAGCGCGAGCGGTTCCACGGCTTCGAGGACGTCACCGACGACATCGTCTACAGCCACGAGGTGGGGCTCGCCAAGCCCGACCCGGCGGCGTACAAGCTTGTGACCCGACGGCTCGGCGTCGAGGCCGCGGAGGTCCTCTTCCTCGACGACGTCGAGGCCAACGTCGTCGCCGCGCGAGCCCTGGGCTGGCACGCCGTCCTCCACCTCGACACCGCCGCGTCGATCGCCGAGATGGAGCGCGTCATCGAGGCCGTCGCGGACGCCTGACGCCGGCCCTTCGGGGGTACCGGCTGGCATGCCGACCCATGATCGATCGCCACGCGTCGTCCTCGTCACCGGTGCCTCCAGCGGCATCGGCGAGGCCGCTGCCCACCGCGTCGCGCGACGCGGTGACCACCTCGTCCTCCTCGCCCGCGGCCGCGGCGCCCTCGAGCGGGTGGCCCGTGACTGCGACGGGCTGGGTGCCGCGTCGACGACGGTCGTGACGGCCGACATCAGCAACGACGACGAGGTCGGAGCCGCCGTCTCCGGCGTCGTCGCACAGCACGGCTGGATCCACACGGTCATCGGCAGCGCCGGCGTGGTCGCCTACGGCCGCGTGGAGGACGTGCCCGCCGAGGTGTTCGACCAGGTCGTCGCGACCAACCTGCTCGGCTCGGTCAACCTCGCGCGCCACGTCATGCCCGTGATGCGCACGCAGGGGTCCGGCAGCATCGTGGTCGTCGGCTCGGTGATCGGGCACGTCGCGGTCCCCGACATGGCGGCGTACGTCGTCAGCAAGTGGGGCGTCCGCGCGCTGGTGCGGCAGCTCCGGGTCGACAACCGCGACCGCCCCGGCGTCCGGATCGAGTACGTCGCTCCCGGCGGCGTCGACACGCCCATCTACCGGCAGGCAGCGACGTACGGCGACGCGGCCGGGCGTCCACCGTTCCCGGTGACCAGTCCCGAGCGCATCGCCGCCCGCGCCCTCGCGGTGGCCGACGGGCGGCGACGCGGCGGGCAGGTCGGTCTCGCCAACGAGGTGATCCGGTTCGGCTTCACCGCCGTGCCGTGGGCGTACGACCGCCTCGTCGGTCCGCTCTTCTCTGTCGCCGCCCAGGACCAGACGGTGGAGGTGCGCCCCAGCCCCGGCAACGTGCTGCAGTCGCGTGACGAGCTCAACGGCCTGCGGGGTGGGCACGGCAACGCCCTGCTCGCCATCGGCGCCAACGTCGTCGAGCTCGCCCGCCTGCGGGTGCGGGGCGGCCGACCACCGAGGCCGCACCACAAACCGGGGTGAGGCGCCGCCTGCCCGGCCGATAGCATCGCCGGGGACATCCGTCCCACCCCTCACACCTCCCTGAAGGAGCCCTCGTGTCCGACATCCAGGTCGTCCGCATCCACGCCGATCAGCGTGCGGAGACCACGGTCACGACGGGCACCAAGGCCTGGGAACTGTTCCGCGACGACGCCGACGTCGTCGCCGCCCGCGTGGCCGGTCAGCTCAGGGACCTCGCCTACGAGCTCGCCGACGGTGACGAGGTCGAGGGCGTGGCCATCGACAGCCCCGACGGCCGCGACATCCTGCGGCACTCCACCGCGCACGTGATGGCGCAGGCGGTGCAGCAGATCTGGCCGGAGGCCCGGCTCGGCATCGGCCCGCCGGTGGAGAACGGCTTCTACTACGACTTCGACGTCGAGACCCCGTTCGTGCCCGAGGACCTGGTGAAGATCGAGTCCGCGATGCGCAAGATCATCAAGGAGAACCAGCGCTTCGAGCGCCGGGTCACCACCGACGCCGACGCGCTGACCGAGCTCCAGGACGAGCCCTACAAGATCGAGCTGATCGGTCTCAAGGGCGGTGCGGGTGCCTCGGACACCGAGGGCGCCTCCGTCGAGGTCGGGGCCGGCG is part of the Nocardioides cavernae genome and harbors:
- a CDS encoding cytochrome P450 — encoded protein: MSVATRLQAMQPTDVGVPGPTSWDMARAFRSIRADPLTFLDEVSQHYGDTVSFPVPGAPALLLNDPADVRHVLQTSARSWGKDTVQYAALARVTGPGLLASAEPSWIDHRRLAAPAFHHQRLEAVGDEVAAAARTAIAARLGGPHADAVADGAVVDMAALTHTIGLDAVGRALFSTDLSDQAHDLLAATSEAADLVVRLGRSILPRAEWTPTRTNLRLRSARRRLDAGAAAIIAERRARNARAGGTPHHGDDLLGLLLDSGMGDGEIRDELVTMVIAGHETVAAALAWTLMLLAEHPEAQERVRAELDAHPGPVPLVGHRERLPWTRAVVDEALRLYPPAWAVSRRSDRDDEVGGRQVPAGTLAIISPWLVHRRPDLWPEPEAFRPERFLDGTARTGYLPFGQGPRLCIGREFALGEMVVVLAELLRDHRIEVPGGPGGWVRPVAEAKVAVHPRGGMPLVVRRTGTP
- a CDS encoding lycopene cyclase domain-containing protein yields the protein MTYTAIALLCVPLAVVLDRWVVRTRLTSTRDWWSAYAIIVFFQLLTNGWLTGRGIVRYSGDAIIGSGQITVLGDGRLFYAPVEDLMFGFGLVLWSCIVWTWLGRRRDRTDDRSSDRALG
- a CDS encoding lycopene cyclase domain-containing protein: MSLPHWAYVAMLAFCLAGTLPLVPAFRLQVLKQPGRLLLTIGLAGTPFLLWDLWATHVGHWWFDEDQTLPWRIAGLPLEEIGFFVVIPVVSVLTLEGVRAARRGVRPGAPRSREKAR
- the crtI gene encoding phytoene desaturase family protein; the protein is MTLRLPERLSRFTPTPRSAGDGSPRRVVVVGGGIAGLATAALLASRGHSVDLLEKNDDLGGRVGSVERGGYRFDTGASWYLMPEVFEHFFSLLGTTAEAELDLTVLDPSYRVFFEGHPEPVDLRPDRAHNRALFERLEPGAGDRFDAYLRSAEDTYDMALRRFLYTSFDSPTAFVHPDVVRRTPALGRLLTRSLESHVAGSFTDNRLRQVLGYPAVFLGSSPSRTPSLYHLMSRLDLGDRVLYPQGGFTRLIRVIADLAEKHGARLHTGAAVTRILTSDAAGGRPVVTGVEHETPDGPRTVDADVVVGAADLHHLETALLPAGLQTHPEPAWRDRSPGPGAVLAMLGVEGRLPQLPHHSLFFTRDWGQNFGDIFGKDARVPDPASIYVCKPSETDPTVAPEGCENLFVLVPVPADTAIGSGGDEGAGSETVERTADAAIDQIASWAGVPDLRERIRVRHTVGPEDFATRYHAWRGGALGLEHTLRQSAFLRPGNVSAKVDGLLYAGASTVPGVGLPMCLISAELVLKRLSGDRSSLPVQA
- a CDS encoding phytoene/squalene synthase family protein: MTLFVGRGAPRSLYDSVSEASSAVVIREYSSSFGLASRLLGEPVRTQVRNIYALVRVADEIVDNPDPTLDRSARATMLDWLEGDVAHAMRTGYSGNLVVHAFARTAIAVGIEPGIVSPFFTSMRTDLDTRTHTQASFERYVYGSAEVVGLMCLRAFLAAPDAPSDQEAQYERLAAGARSLGAAFQKLNFVRDLTDDHDLLRRDYFPGLDVERFCEADRDRILDDVDEDLRAAAAVVPDLPPSSRRAVRAAHATFAELAQRLRAASAEEIRHTRVRVPTPVKLRLAASSLRGGRS
- a CDS encoding polyprenyl synthetase family protein, translating into MLHRFGNQGTVELREAQMIGTGTDAALARVLDGGRRRAAAIDAHHALLWEALCAATEGGKRFRPALVVATHDALGGGASDAAAEVGAAVELLHTAFVIHDDVIDGDHVRRGRPNVSGTFRALAGVDGADPEVAAGYGLTAAILAGDLALAAAVRTVALSGAPAPVVARLLDLFDTALHRTASGELADVRHSLDLAPATLAQSLEMEAQKTSAYSFALPLQAGAVLAGADEETTSRLGDVGRAMGIAFQLADDLIGVFGDPARSGKSATCDLRTRKQTPLLVHARTTSAWPQISAYVGRELSDAELDEARGLLVASGSRRFVEDLAEQHLDQARAVLDGLGVPADLIDGVAVRPALPADGSEVAA
- a CDS encoding DICT sensory domain-containing protein translates to MDTHGRASLTIGDLAHRTGVPISTLRSWERRYGFPQPHRQPGGHRRYSEADVEAVLDVLARRRGGLSLAAAVHRAEVPQARTGSVFADLRRQYPLLRPQVLSRRTLVSMSHAIEDECAARAADPVLFGGFQRERFLRASYDRWRELARTARSAVVLADFPHGAAPAPPTRGVPVEVALPPESPLNREWLVVCDAADLPACLVAVERPGQGAEGTRERTFEAVWSVDPQVVRDASRIAGALADELRPGWRDADLPDQPDPPGASEDLYRATLLFDRMVAYIDAAR
- a CDS encoding ABC transporter ATP-binding protein produces the protein MPEPSDPDAVQPLRALWRRYGAYRARFVGAVTASTVNKVADVVPELLIGAAVDVVVRGDASFVGEVLGVESRFAQLGWLAVINAVVWLVESVSEYVASVLWRGLAQGVEHDLRVEAYDHVQHLDLGWHESRPAGSTLATLNDDVNQLERFLDVGAPAILQTALNVLLVGAVFAAASGQLLLFAFLPIPLIVIGSLVFQRRLEPLYDRVRAAVADLSSTLSSNISGIATIKAFTAEDRERDRVSAVSLAYRRANTDAIRSSAAFVPLVRMAILAGFTCTLLLGGWATLRGDLEVGLYSVLVFMTQRLLWPLTEVAEVLDLYQRGRASAARILGLLQVPVTVPAGATALERPVAGRVELRGVRAGYADGPDVLHGIDLLVPAGETHAIVGSTGSGKSSLLRLVLRFDDPREGSVLFDGQDVRGLDWDSLRGSLGYVAQDVFMFAGSVADNIAYGRPDATREQVREAAEAAAALDFIEAMPDGLDTWVGERGVTLSGGQRQRLALARALLRDPAVLVLDEATSAVDNETEAAIQRSLRRATAQRTAIVVAHRLSTVRHAHRIWVLDAGRVVESGTHDELIDRGGSYAALWRVQTGQAQEQDPVAG
- a CDS encoding HAD-IA family hydrolase — its product is MAIRAVVLDIGGVLEVVDDDVFPAPAERRLGLAPGSIAGGLAGLPGDAVVGEVTEHQVRAEWQRAFGLDDRQVAALLDDFWRWYVGTLDRELFDWFAGQRPARLTAILSNSGPGARERERFHGFEDVTDDIVYSHEVGLAKPDPAAYKLVTRRLGVEAAEVLFLDDVEANVVAARALGWHAVLHLDTAASIAEMERVIEAVADA
- a CDS encoding SDR family NAD(P)-dependent oxidoreductase, with protein sequence MPTHDRSPRVVLVTGASSGIGEAAAHRVARRGDHLVLLARGRGALERVARDCDGLGAASTTVVTADISNDDEVGAAVSGVVAQHGWIHTVIGSAGVVAYGRVEDVPAEVFDQVVATNLLGSVNLARHVMPVMRTQGSGSIVVVGSVIGHVAVPDMAAYVVSKWGVRALVRQLRVDNRDRPGVRIEYVAPGGVDTPIYRQAATYGDAAGRPPFPVTSPERIAARALAVADGRRRGGQVGLANEVIRFGFTAVPWAYDRLVGPLFSVAAQDQTVEVRPSPGNVLQSRDELNGLRGGHGNALLAIGANVVELARLRVRGGRPPRPHHKPG